From the Myripristis murdjan chromosome 14, fMyrMur1.1, whole genome shotgun sequence genome, one window contains:
- the LOC115371538 gene encoding E3 ubiquitin-protein ligase rififylin, producing the protein MRLKVRELRDYLHLHEVPTQTCREKEELVDLVLDQLTPRDATVFQSGCDNGPIFPAAGGPASTDSQPQETSQSGFEAQSHGQVSEDENEEEEEEEEEDEDEEEDDDNDEEDKESTDSEEGLMPGRRASLSDLSRVEDIEGLSVRQLKEILARNFVNFKGCCEKWELMERVTRLYNDYKDLQNQDSVAAKRLDENLCRICMDSPIDCVLLECGHMVTCSRCGKRMNECPICRQYVVRAVHVFRS; encoded by the exons ATGAGACTCAAG GTGCGGGAGCTGCGCGACTACCTCCACCTTCACGAGGTGCCTACACAGACTTGTCGTgagaaggaggagctggtggatctGGTTCTGGATCAGCTCACCCCAAGAGATGCCACTGTTTTCCAGTCAGGGTGTGACAACGGTCCGATCTTCCCAGCAGCTGGGGGTCCGGCCAGCACCGACTCCCAGCCTCAAGAAACCAGCCAGTCAGGATTTGAGGCCCAAAGCCATGGGCAGGTTTCagaggatgaaaatgaagaggaggaggaggaggaggaggaggatgaggacgaggaggaagacgaTGATAACGATGAAGAGGACAAGGag TCGACAGATAGTGAAGAGGGACTAATGCCGGGCAGAAGGGCGTCCCTGTCGGACCTGAGCCGGGTGGAGGACATCGAGGGCCTGAGTGTCCGCCAGCTTAAAGAAATCCTCGCCCGAAACTTTGTTAACTTCAAGGGGTGCTGTGAGAAGTGGGAGCTAATGGAGAGAGTCACCCGCCTCTACAATGACTACAAAGACCTGCAGAACCAAG ACTCTGTTGCAGCGAAGAGGCTGGATGAGAACCTGTGTCGGATTTGCATGGACTCCCCTATTGACTGCGTCCTGCTGGAATGTGGGCACATGGTCACCTGCAGCAGGTGTGGCAAGCGCATGAACGAATGCCCCATCTGCAGGCAGTACGTCGTCAGGGCTGTACATGTGTTCAGGTCCTGA